Proteins from one Homalodisca vitripennis isolate AUS2020 chromosome 3, UT_GWSS_2.1, whole genome shotgun sequence genomic window:
- the LOC124357451 gene encoding uncharacterized protein LOC124357451 translates to MGDLPASRVTPSRPFQSTRVDYAGPFCARVHHLKALRQIKVYLCIFICMVTKAVHIELVTDLTTEGFLAALTRFVSRRGLCSTIYSDCGTNFIGAESSLKKILSETVKASTAMDKISHFASLKGIDFRFNPPAAPHQGGLWESAVKSAKHHLRRVMGETILTLPEFMTLTVQVEAMLNSRPLTPLSADPSDLSALTPGHFLIGTPLAALPEADHHNTPTNRLRHWHLVQAFHQRIWKRWHLEYLHSLQQRSKWTSPQPNIQVGDLVLIQAPSPYLTWPMGRVIKTHPGADGIVRVITLKTINGVLTRPVVKVFPLPME, encoded by the coding sequence ATGGGTGACCTACCTGCCTCTCGGGTTACACCCTCAAGGCCATTTCAGTCTACAAGAGTAGACTACGCCGGACCCTTTTGTGCGCGAGTGCATCATCTTAAAGCTCTTAGACAAATAAAAgtctatttgtgtatttttatatgcatGGTAACCAAGGCTGTGCACATTGAGTTAGTGACAGATTTAACCACCGAAGGTTTTTTAGCAGCATTAACCCGTTTTGTATCACGACGCGGTCTGTGCTCAACAATCTATTCAGACTGCGGAACTAACTTCATTGGTGCAGAAtcatctttgaaaaaaatattaagtgaaaccGTGAAAGCCTCAACGGCTATggacaaaatttcacattttgcgAGTTTAAAGGGCATAGACTTTCGTTTTAATCCTCCAGCTGCCCCTCATCAAGGCGGACTCTGGGAAAGTGCCGTAAAAAGTGCTAAACACCATCTCCGGAGAGTAATGGGAGAAACAATCTTAACTCTTCCTGAATTCATGACGTTAACGGTTCAGGTTGAAGCCATGCTTAACTCAAGGCCGTTAACTCCACTCAGCGCTGATCCATCAGACCTATCAGCCTTGACTCCAGGTCATTTTTTGATTGGGACTCCGCTTGCCGCTCTACCGGAAGCTGACCACCACAACACTCCGACCAACAGACTACGCCATTGGCACTTGGTACAAGCCTTCCATCAGAGGATTTGGAAGCGATGGCATCTAGAATATCTTCATTCGCTGCAGCAGCGCTCCAAGTGGACATCACCACAGCCTAACATACAAGTGGGCGACCTAGTGCTCATCCAAGCTCCGTCACCATATTTAACCTGGCCAATGGGACGTGTCATCAAAACGCATCCTGGTGCAGATGGAATAGTGAGAGTGATCaccttaaaaacaattaatggtgtTCTCACTAGACCAGTTGTCAAGGTCTTTCCACTTCCTATGGAatga